A stretch of the Massilia varians genome encodes the following:
- the fba gene encoding class II fructose-bisphosphate aldolase (catalyzes the reversible aldol condensation of dihydroxyacetonephosphate and glyceraldehyde 3-phosphate in the Calvin cycle, glycolysis, and/or gluconeogenesis) translates to MALVSMRQLLDHAAEHGYGLPAFNVNNLEQVQAIMAAADATCSPVIMQASAGARKYAGEAFLRHLIDAAVEAYPHIPVVMHQDHGQSPAVCMAAIRSGFTSVMMDGSLEADGKSVASYEYNVDVSREVVKFAHSIGVTVEAELGVLGSLETMKGDKEDGHGAEGTMTREQLLTDVAQAADFVAKTQCDALAIAIGTSHGAYKFTRKPTGDILAIDRIKEIHARIPNTHLVMHGSSSVPQDLLAIIREFGGDMKETYGVPVEEIQEGIKHGVRKINIDTDIRLAMTAAIRKYMFQNPSKFDPRDYLKPAREAATEICKARYLSFGCEGMAAKIKPVPLEKMAERYKAGELAQIVQ, encoded by the coding sequence ATGGCACTCGTATCGATGCGTCAACTGCTGGACCACGCCGCCGAACACGGTTATGGCCTGCCGGCATTCAACGTCAACAACCTGGAGCAAGTGCAGGCCATCATGGCCGCCGCCGACGCCACCTGCAGCCCGGTCATCATGCAAGCCTCGGCCGGCGCCCGCAAATACGCAGGTGAAGCCTTCCTGCGCCACCTGATCGACGCCGCCGTCGAAGCCTACCCGCACATCCCGGTCGTGATGCACCAGGACCACGGCCAGTCGCCGGCGGTTTGCATGGCCGCGATCCGTTCGGGCTTCACCTCGGTGATGATGGACGGCTCGCTCGAAGCCGACGGCAAGAGCGTGGCCAGCTATGAGTACAACGTGGACGTCTCGCGTGAAGTCGTCAAGTTCGCGCACTCGATCGGCGTGACCGTCGAAGCCGAACTGGGCGTGCTCGGTTCCCTCGAGACCATGAAGGGCGACAAGGAAGACGGCCATGGCGCCGAAGGCACCATGACCCGCGAGCAGCTGCTGACCGACGTGGCCCAGGCCGCCGACTTCGTCGCCAAAACTCAATGCGACGCCCTGGCCATCGCCATCGGCACCTCGCACGGCGCGTATAAATTCACCCGCAAGCCGACCGGCGACATCCTGGCGATCGACCGCATCAAGGAAATCCACGCCCGCATCCCGAACACCCACCTGGTGATGCACGGCTCCTCGTCGGTGCCGCAGGACCTGCTGGCGATCATCCGCGAATTCGGCGGCGACATGAAAGAGACCTACGGCGTGCCGGTCGAGGAAATCCAGGAAGGCATCAAGCACGGCGTGCGCAAGATCAACATCGACACCGACATCCGCCTGGCCATGACCGCTGCGATCCGCAAGTACATGTTCCAGAATCCGTCGAAGTTCGACCCGCGCGACTACCTGAAGCCGGCTAGAGAAGCCGCCACCGAGATCTGCAAGGCGCGCTACCTGTCCTTCGGCTGCGAAGGCATGGCCGCCAAGATCAAGCCGGTGCCGCTGGAGAAAATGGCCGAGCGCTACAAGGCTGGCGAACTGGCCCAGATCGTGCAGTAA
- the pyk gene encoding pyruvate kinase, translated as MYNATKIVATIGPASTDFDILVRMIRAGVDVVRLNFSHGKAQDHIDRAALVRRAAAECGVEVAIMADMQGPKIRVGKFEEGKIFLNNGDKFILDAKWGENGELGNQERVGLDYKALPRDVRPGDKLLLNDGLIVLIVDKVVGHEIFTTVKVGGELSNNKGINRQGGGLTAPALTSKDMEDIKTAMSFQADYLAISFPKNATDMEMARQLANIAGEPYGHKPMMIAKIERAEAIPVLQEILDASDGIMVARGDLAVEVGNAAVPALQKRMIKMARASNKLAITATQMMESMIVNAVPTRAEVSDVANAVLDGTDAVMTSAETASGKYPVETVEMMAAICLEAEQSEYNKQDADFLNVQFTRIDQSIAYGTLFTAHHLKVKAIVALTESGSTALWMSRHSIDTPIFALTPLQTTQRKASLYRNVRAFHLLQEGGSHAVLRKAEEVLIREGMVRKGDLIVVTWGSPMGQAGGTNALKIVRVGELDEIVS; from the coding sequence ATGTACAACGCCACCAAGATCGTCGCCACCATCGGACCGGCCTCGACCGATTTCGATATCCTCGTCCGCATGATCCGCGCCGGCGTCGACGTCGTGCGTTTGAACTTCTCGCATGGCAAGGCGCAGGACCACATCGACCGCGCCGCCCTGGTGCGCCGCGCGGCCGCCGAGTGCGGCGTCGAGGTGGCGATCATGGCCGACATGCAGGGTCCCAAGATCCGCGTCGGCAAGTTTGAAGAGGGCAAGATCTTCCTGAACAACGGCGACAAGTTCATCCTCGACGCCAAGTGGGGCGAGAACGGCGAACTGGGCAACCAGGAGCGCGTCGGCCTCGACTACAAGGCCCTGCCGCGCGACGTCCGGCCGGGCGACAAGCTGCTGCTCAACGACGGCCTGATCGTGCTGATCGTCGACAAGGTCGTGGGCCACGAGATCTTCACCACCGTGAAGGTCGGCGGCGAGCTGTCGAACAACAAGGGCATCAACCGCCAGGGCGGCGGCCTGACCGCGCCGGCCCTGACCTCGAAGGACATGGAAGACATCAAGACCGCGATGAGCTTCCAGGCCGACTACCTGGCGATCTCCTTCCCGAAGAACGCCACCGACATGGAAATGGCGCGCCAGCTGGCCAACATCGCCGGCGAACCCTACGGCCACAAGCCGATGATGATCGCCAAGATCGAGCGCGCCGAAGCCATCCCCGTGCTGCAGGAAATCCTGGACGCCTCGGACGGCATCATGGTCGCGCGCGGCGACCTGGCGGTGGAAGTGGGCAACGCGGCCGTGCCGGCGCTGCAGAAGCGCATGATCAAGATGGCGCGCGCCTCCAACAAGCTGGCCATCACCGCGACGCAGATGATGGAGTCGATGATCGTCAACGCCGTGCCGACCCGCGCCGAAGTCTCGGACGTCGCGAACGCCGTGCTGGACGGCACCGACGCCGTGATGACCTCGGCCGAGACCGCATCGGGCAAGTACCCGGTCGAGACCGTCGAAATGATGGCCGCCATTTGCCTCGAAGCAGAACAATCCGAATACAACAAGCAGGATGCAGACTTCCTGAATGTCCAGTTCACCCGCATCGACCAGTCGATCGCCTACGGCACCCTGTTCACGGCCCATCACCTGAAGGTGAAGGCGATCGTGGCGCTGACCGAATCGGGCTCGACCGCGCTGTGGATGAGCCGCCACTCGATCGACACCCCGATCTTCGCCCTGACCCCGCTGCAGACGACGCAGCGCAAGGCATCGCTGTACCGGAACGTGCGAGCATTCCACCTGCTGCAGGAAGGTGGCAGCCACGCGGTGCTGCGCAAGGCCGAAGAGGTCCTGATTCGCGAAGGCATGGTGCGCAAGGGCGACCTGATCGTCGTGACCTGGGGCTCGCCGATGGGGCAGGCCGGCGGTACCAATGCGCTCAAGATCGTGCGCGTGGGCGAGCTGGACGAAATAGTTTCTTAA
- a CDS encoding phosphoglycerate kinase codes for MDDVLSFTRLQDLIDRDALKNKRVFIRADLNVPQDDAGNITEDTRIRASVPAIQAALKAGAAVMVTSHLGRPTEGDFKPEDSLAPVAARLSELLGQPVELKQDWVDGVEVAPGQVMLLENCRVNKGEKKNSDELAQKMAKLCDVYVNDAFGTAHRAEATTHGIAKFAPVAVAGPLLAAELDALGKALGQPTRPLLAIVAGSKVSSKLTILQSLAGKVDNLIVGGGIANTFMKAVGLNIGKSLVENDLVGEARQIIDMMAARGAQVPIPVDVVCAKEFSPTAAATVKDVADVADDDMILDIGPKTAAMLAEQVAKAGTIVWNGPVGVFEFDQFAEGTKTLAMAIAKSNGFSIAGGGDTLAAIAKYDIGDQIGYISTGGGAFLEFLEGKTLPAVEILLQRKAK; via the coding sequence ATGGACGACGTTCTCAGTTTCACCCGCTTGCAAGACCTGATCGACCGCGACGCGCTGAAAAACAAGCGCGTATTCATCCGCGCCGACCTGAACGTACCGCAGGATGACGCTGGCAATATCACCGAAGACACCCGTATCCGCGCCTCCGTGCCGGCGATCCAGGCCGCCCTGAAGGCCGGCGCCGCCGTCATGGTCACCTCGCACCTGGGCCGTCCGACCGAGGGCGACTTCAAGCCGGAAGACAGCCTGGCGCCGGTCGCCGCGCGCCTGTCCGAGCTGCTCGGCCAGCCGGTCGAACTGAAGCAGGACTGGGTCGACGGCGTCGAGGTCGCACCAGGCCAGGTCATGCTGCTGGAAAACTGCCGCGTCAACAAGGGCGAAAAGAAGAACAGCGACGAGCTGGCCCAGAAGATGGCCAAGCTGTGCGACGTCTACGTCAACGACGCCTTCGGCACCGCGCACCGCGCCGAAGCCACCACCCACGGCATCGCCAAGTTCGCACCCGTGGCCGTGGCCGGCCCGCTCCTGGCCGCCGAACTCGATGCGCTGGGCAAGGCCCTCGGCCAGCCGACCCGTCCGCTGCTGGCCATCGTGGCCGGCTCGAAGGTGTCGAGCAAGCTGACCATCCTGCAGAGCCTGGCCGGCAAGGTCGACAACCTGATCGTCGGCGGCGGCATCGCCAACACTTTCATGAAGGCCGTCGGCCTGAACATCGGCAAGTCGCTGGTCGAGAACGACCTGGTCGGCGAAGCCAGGCAGATCATCGACATGATGGCCGCGCGCGGCGCCCAGGTGCCGATTCCGGTGGACGTGGTCTGCGCCAAGGAATTCAGCCCGACCGCGGCTGCCACCGTCAAGGATGTGGCGGACGTGGCCGACGACGACATGATCCTGGACATCGGCCCGAAGACCGCCGCCATGCTGGCCGAGCAGGTGGCCAAGGCCGGCACCATCGTCTGGAACGGTCCGGTGGGCGTGTTCGAATTCGACCAGTTCGCCGAAGGCACCAAGACCCTGGCGATGGCCATCGCCAAGTCGAACGGCTTCTCGATCGCCGGCGGCGGCGACACCCTGGCCGCGATCGCCAAGTACGACATCGGCGACCAGATCGGCTACATCTCGACCGGCGGCGGCGCCTTCCTCGAGTTCCTGGAAGGGAAGACCCTGCCGGCAGTCGAGATCCTGCTCCAGCGTAAGGCCAAGTAA
- a CDS encoding AzlD domain-containing protein yields MADWEIWVTIGVLCVATAATRSSFWLIGHRVSIPPRVQEMLRYAPACALAAIIGPDLLVDAQGQAQFTPANPKLIAGLAALAFYLWRRSMLMTIIFGMAVFTLLRVLHVFA; encoded by the coding sequence ATGGCTGATTGGGAAATCTGGGTCACGATCGGCGTGCTGTGCGTCGCCACCGCCGCCACCCGCAGCTCGTTCTGGCTGATCGGCCACCGCGTGAGCATCCCGCCGCGGGTGCAGGAGATGCTGCGCTATGCGCCGGCCTGCGCGCTGGCGGCGATCATCGGGCCCGACCTGCTGGTCGACGCCCAGGGCCAGGCCCAGTTCACGCCGGCCAATCCGAAACTGATCGCCGGCCTCGCCGCGCTCGCCTTCTACCTGTGGCGCCGCAGCATGCTGATGACGATTATCTTCGGCATGGCGGTATTCACACTGTTGCGCGTCTTGCACGTTTTTGCATAG
- a CDS encoding AzlC family ABC transporter permease, which translates to MSLASPPGQQPVSPMESAEAHDPAAWREGFKTGLPTLFGIGAWGLVVGIAMVKSGLTAAQAVGMTLLVFAGSAQLASLPLIAAAAPIWVIFSTALVVNLRFVIFSALLGPHFAHLHWRQRFLLGYVSGDLTVAMFLQRYPTAERVAGKLSYLKGLMYPNWFAWQIGSLIGIFLGSAIPAEWGLGFAGTLAILCIMVPLIINNAALCGVAVAIVVSVLAYGLPYKLGLLLAVLVGMVTSMIVEESFAKRKASNG; encoded by the coding sequence ATGAGCCTGGCCTCGCCGCCAGGCCAGCAACCCGTATCCCCCATGGAGTCTGCCGAAGCCCACGACCCCGCTGCCTGGCGTGAGGGCTTCAAGACCGGCCTGCCGACGCTGTTCGGCATCGGCGCCTGGGGTCTGGTCGTCGGCATCGCAATGGTCAAGAGCGGCCTCACCGCCGCGCAGGCGGTCGGCATGACCCTGCTGGTCTTTGCCGGATCCGCCCAGCTGGCTTCACTTCCCTTGATTGCCGCCGCCGCGCCGATCTGGGTGATCTTCTCTACCGCCCTGGTCGTCAACCTGCGCTTCGTGATCTTTTCCGCACTGCTGGGGCCGCACTTCGCGCACCTGCATTGGCGCCAGCGCTTCCTGCTCGGCTACGTCTCCGGCGACCTGACCGTGGCGATGTTCCTGCAGCGCTATCCGACTGCCGAACGCGTGGCTGGCAAGCTATCCTACCTGAAGGGGCTGATGTACCCGAACTGGTTCGCCTGGCAGATCGGCTCGCTGATCGGGATTTTCCTCGGCAGCGCCATCCCGGCGGAATGGGGACTGGGTTTTGCCGGCACGCTGGCGATCCTGTGCATCATGGTGCCGCTCATTATCAACAATGCGGCGCTGTGCGGGGTCGCGGTCGCGATCGTGGTCTCGGTGCTGGCCTATGGCCTGCCGTACAAGCTCGGGCTGCTGCTGGCCGTGCTGGTCGGCATGGTCACTTCGATGATTGTCGAAGAGTCCTTCGCCAAACGAAAGGCAAGCAATGGCTGA
- a CDS encoding zinc-finger domain-containing protein, whose amino-acid sequence MNQKTMPVVELEAKDLPAHCPNPAMPLWSSHPRVFLDFDHHGDAKCPYCGTQYRLAPGVELKHH is encoded by the coding sequence ATGAACCAAAAGACGATGCCTGTGGTGGAACTCGAGGCAAAAGACCTGCCGGCACACTGCCCGAATCCGGCAATGCCGCTGTGGTCCTCGCACCCGCGCGTCTTCCTCGATTTCGACCACCATGGCGACGCCAAGTGCCCGTACTGCGGCACCCAGTACCGCTTGGCCCCGGGCGTCGAGCTCAAGCACCACTGA